DNA sequence from the Deltaproteobacteria bacterium genome:
CGTCATGAAGCGCGCTCCGTCACCCGAGAACCCCCTTCGTGGAGGGAACGCCCTTGACGCGCGGATCGAGTTCGACCGCCGTGGACAAGGCGCGCCCGAGCGCCTTGAACACCGCCTCGACGGTGTGGTGGGCGTTGGAGCCGTACATCACGTTGACGTGCAGGCAGACGCCCGACGACTGGGCGAACGCCCGCAGGAACTCTTCCACGAGCTCGACGTCGAACGTTCCGACCTTCTCGTTCCCCAGGAGAGAGTTGTAGACCAGGTGCGGCCGCGCGGAAACGTCGACCGTCACCGCCGCCAGCGCCTCGATCATCGGCACGACCGCGTGCCCGTACCGGCGGATCCCCTTCATGTCCCCGAGGGCCCGGCGGAACGCCTCGCCGAGGCAGATCCCCACGTCCTCCACCACATGGTGGAAGTCGACCTCGACGTCCCCCTTCGCCGCGATCGTCAGGTCGAACAGCCCGTGACGCGAGAACAGCGTCAGCATGTGGTCGAGGAAGGCAACCCCCGTGCCGATCTTTCCCGTCCCCTCCCCCGAAAGCCGCAGGGAGAGCTTGATCCGGGTCTCCTTCGTGATCCGCTCGACCTGACCTTCCCGGTTCATCACCGCTTCCCCCTTCCACGGGTGCGCAACAGGACCGACTGCGCGTGCGCGGCCAGTCCCTCCTTCCGGGCCAGCCGCACCACATGCGGGGCATCGGACCGGAGCGCTGAAAATTCGTATGATACCACGTTAATTTTCTTAAGGAAATCGGCAACTCCGAGGGGCGATGAAAAGCGTGCCGCCCCGCCGGTCGGGAGGGTGTGGTTGATCCCGGCGATATAGTCGCCCACGGCCACCGGGCTGAAGGGGCCCAGAAACGCGGTGCCCGCGTTGCGAATCCCCGAAAAGTCCTTCCACGGGTCCCGGGTGACGATGCTCAGGTGCTCCGGCGCAAGCCGGTTGACGACCTCGACCGTCTCCCGGAGGGAGCGTGTCAGAAATCCCTCGGCGCGGGAAAGGGACTCCCGCAGGATTTCTCGGCGCGGAAGGGAGCGCGCCTGCCGCGCGAGCTCGCGCTCCACCGCCGGAGGCAGCTCCCGCGAATTCGTCACCAGCGCCACGAAGGCATCCTCGTCGTGCTCCGCCTGAGAGAGAAGATCCGCCGCGACCCAGGCGGGATTCGCGGTCCGGTCCGCGAGCACCACCAGCTCGCTCGGCCCCGCGAGCATGTCGATCCCGACGGAGCCGAAGACCCGGCGCTTGGCTTCGGTGACGTAGGCGTTGCCAGGACCCGAGATCACGTCGACGCGCGGGACGGACTCCGTCCCGTAGGCGAG
Encoded proteins:
- the hisD gene encoding histidinol dehydrogenase, producing MRWHRSGTAGFREALGRAEVRGSAGAEKVSPVVEEILRTVREGGDAALAEYTRRFDRFDPGKKGFVVPPREIDAAWRRVPAALKRSLQLAAERIEAFHRRQVEGGFGISLPGATLGQRVVPVARAGVYVPGGKAAYPSTLLMNALPARVAGVPEVVAACSAPGGKVPDVVLAAARIAGVSAVYRIGGAQAIAALAYGTESVPRVDVISGPGNAYVTEAKRRVFGSVGIDMLAGPSELVVLADRTANPAWVAADLLSQAEHDEDAFVALVTNSRELPPAVERELARQARSLPRREILRESLSRAEGFLTRSLRETVEVVNRLAPEHLSIVTRDPWKDFSGIRNAGTAFLGPFSPVAVGDYIAGINHTLPTGGAARFSSPLGVADFLKKINVVSYEFSALRSDAPHVVRLARKEGLAAHAQSVLLRTRGRGKR
- the hisB gene encoding imidazoleglycerol-phosphate dehydratase HisB — its product is MNREGQVERITKETRIKLSLRLSGEGTGKIGTGVAFLDHMLTLFSRHGLFDLTIAAKGDVEVDFHHVVEDVGICLGEAFRRALGDMKGIRRYGHAVVPMIEALAAVTVDVSARPHLVYNSLLGNEKVGTFDVELVEEFLRAFAQSSGVCLHVNVMYGSNAHHTVEAVFKALGRALSTAVELDPRVKGVPSTKGVLG